A single Gammaproteobacteria bacterium DNA region contains:
- a CDS encoding 16S rRNA (uracil(1498)-N(3))-methyltransferase — translation MRIPRIYQPIPLSRGQRLELDAQATVHLTKVLRLRVGDSLVIFNGQGGEYTARLGDMARRTATIEIGEWMERSVESPLELVLLQGVSRGERMDYTVQKAVELGVSRIVPVITERTVVNLKADRQLRRCEHWQSVVNSACEQSGRNRVPRVSPIASFAEAIGEAAAAPGLKLVLHHRAATNLIALPAPQGPVSLLIGPEGGLSAQEIAAAEAGGFVPLCLGPRVLRTETAALAALAVLQWQWGDFSASGGIAWDDGE, via the coding sequence GTGCGGATTCCCCGAATTTATCAACCGATCCCCCTGAGTCGCGGCCAGCGGCTGGAGCTGGATGCGCAGGCCACCGTGCATCTCACCAAGGTGCTGCGGCTGCGGGTGGGCGACAGCCTGGTGATTTTTAATGGCCAGGGTGGGGAATATACGGCGCGGCTCGGTGACATGGCGCGGCGCACGGCCACGATCGAGATCGGCGAGTGGATGGAGCGCTCGGTGGAGTCGCCGCTGGAGCTGGTGTTGTTGCAGGGGGTCTCGCGGGGTGAGCGCATGGATTACACCGTGCAGAAGGCGGTGGAGCTGGGCGTGTCGCGGATTGTGCCGGTGATCACCGAGCGCACGGTGGTGAACCTCAAGGCGGATCGCCAGCTGCGGCGGTGCGAGCACTGGCAGTCGGTGGTCAATAGCGCCTGCGAGCAGAGCGGTCGCAATCGGGTGCCGCGAGTGTCGCCCATTGCCTCGTTCGCCGAGGCCATCGGGGAGGCGGCTGCGGCACCAGGCCTGAAGCTGGTGCTGCATCACCGGGCGGCGACAAATCTTATTGCCCTGCCGGCCCCCCAAGGCCCGGTGAGCCTGCTGATCGGCCCCGAGGGCGGCCTATCGGCGCAGGAGATCGCGGCGGCCGAGGCCGGCGGTTTTGTGCCACTGTGTCTGGGGCCCCGGGTGCTGCGTACCGAAACGGCGGCGCTGGCGGCGTTGGCGGTGTTGCAGTGGCAATGGGGTGATTTTTCCGCCAGCGGCGGCATCGCCTGGGATGACGGCGAATGA
- a CDS encoding DUF4442 domain-containing protein has translation MSVLRLLRALPFLSARRRLEWFPAFFLMRVKVLELDDDWQTARLRLPLNAFSRNMGNSMFGGYQASLADPIAALACAQRFPGHEIWTRAMSIDFVAQGTSDLELRFVFDPALDRQIREELASRGRSTPQFEYGFYRQDGVLCTRVKNTVAIRPRGYAAPQPDPG, from the coding sequence ATGAGCGTGCTGCGCCTGTTGCGGGCGTTGCCGTTTCTCTCGGCACGCCGGCGCCTGGAATGGTTTCCGGCCTTTTTCCTGATGCGGGTCAAGGTGCTGGAGTTGGACGACGACTGGCAAACCGCACGCCTGCGCCTGCCGCTCAACGCCTTTTCGCGCAATATGGGCAACAGTATGTTCGGCGGCTACCAGGCCTCGTTGGCCGATCCGATTGCGGCGCTGGCCTGTGCGCAACGCTTTCCCGGTCACGAGATCTGGACCCGGGCGATGAGCATCGATTTTGTGGCGCAGGGGACCAGTGATCTGGAGCTGCGCTTTGTCTTCGATCCCGCGCTGGATCGCCAGATCCGGGAGGAACTGGCGAGTCGCGGCCGCAGCACGCCGCAGTTCGAATACGGCTTTTATCGACAGGATGGCGTGCTCTGCACGCGGGTGAAAAATACGGTGGCGATTCGCCCCAGGGGCTACGCCGCCCCACAGCCCGATCCGGGATGA
- a CDS encoding PAS domain-containing protein — protein sequence MREQETFANRLAGLIQEHAISHAEIGRVVGVSGQAVGKWAKGGNIEYENLKSLATHFGVNWIWLRYGDDAMISFSERRSGSKTRRAVIKDIVENEQRMRLALDAATIGTWDMDLLGDQIVLSDVAQRLLGVSGDSFVGGKDDLLEYVAEEDRERVDAVLSQVIENREPGFDVTHRTRNGGGQLRHRGKVMPDEAGRPVRIVCVVTLIEPA from the coding sequence ATGCGAGAACAAGAAACATTTGCAAATCGACTGGCGGGCCTGATACAGGAACACGCCATTTCTCATGCGGAGATTGGCCGTGTGGTGGGCGTTTCCGGGCAGGCGGTGGGAAAGTGGGCCAAGGGCGGCAATATCGAATATGAGAACCTCAAGTCCCTGGCGACACACTTTGGCGTGAACTGGATCTGGCTGCGTTATGGTGACGATGCGATGATCTCGTTTAGCGAGCGCCGCTCGGGCAGCAAGACCCGGCGCGCGGTGATCAAGGACATCGTTGAAAACGAACAGCGTATGCGCCTGGCGCTGGATGCGGCCACCATCGGCACCTGGGACATGGACCTGCTGGGCGATCAGATTGTGTTGTCGGATGTCGCGCAGCGCTTGCTGGGCGTGAGCGGTGACAGTTTTGTGGGCGGCAAGGATGATCTGCTGGAATATGTCGCCGAAGAGGACCGTGAGCGCGTGGATGCGGTGCTGAGCCAGGTGATCGAAAACCGGGAGCCGGGCTTTGATGTCACCCACCGTACCCGCAATGGCGGCGGCCAACTGCGTCACCGCGGTAAGGTCATGCCGGATGAGGCGGGCCGGCCGGTGCGCATCGTGTGTGTAGTGACGCTCATCGAGCCCGCCTGA
- the aceE gene encoding pyruvate dehydrogenase (acetyl-transferring), homodimeric type, whose protein sequence is MSQQLQMSDDVDVTETQEWVEALAAVIENEGVERAHFILEQLIDKARRSGANLPFSANTAYVNTIPPQLEVHSPGDQELEDRIRSYIRWNAMAMVVKANRKSTELGGHIATFASAATLYDVGFNHFWHAPSETHGGDLIFFQGHASPGMYARAFLEGRLTEEQLDNFRQEVDGKGLSSYPHPHLMNDFWQFPTVSMGLGPIMSIYQARFMKYLQDRGLAVTETRKVWAFIGDGETDEPETLGATSLAGREKLDNLVWVVNCNLQRLDGPVRGNGKIVQELEAGFRGVGWNVIKVLWGSYWDPLLAMDKDGLLQQRMMDCVDGDLQNYKSKDGAYVREHFFNSPELKAMVSKMTDDDIWRLNRGGHDPHKVYAAYHAAVNHKGQPTVILAQTVKGYGMGSAGEGQNRTHSQKKLQNSEMIDFRNRFNIPLNDEDAAVGKYYVPEADSAEMKYMNAHREALGGYLPARSSGAAPLEIPPLSIFDAMLAGSGEKEMSTTMAWVRMLTMLCRDKNIGKNVVPIVPDEARTFGMEGMFRQLGIYSSVGQLYTPQDKDEIMFYKEDKSGQILEEGINEAGSMSSWIAASTAYSAHGVNMIPFYIYYSMFGFQRIGDLAWAAGDMQARGFMIGGTAGRTTLAGEGLQHQDGHSLIMSGTIPNCISYDPTFSYEMAIIIHDGMRRMFTDQENVFYYITAMNENYVHPAMPKGAEAGIIKGLYLFKKGGKKKQRVQLMGSGTILREVIAAADLLREDWDVDADIWSATSFTELAREARDCDRWNRLHPTKKARVPYITQCLEGQSGPVIAATDYIQLYADKVRKWVPARYEVLGTDGFGRSDTRAQLRKHFEVSSVYIVVAALKALADEGAIDAATVAKAIKQYAIDPEKINPLHA, encoded by the coding sequence ATGTCCCAGCAATTACAGATGTCTGATGATGTGGATGTCACAGAGACCCAGGAATGGGTTGAGGCCCTGGCCGCGGTAATCGAAAATGAGGGCGTTGAGCGCGCCCATTTCATATTGGAGCAGCTGATCGACAAGGCGCGACGCTCCGGCGCCAACCTGCCCTTCTCGGCCAATACCGCCTACGTCAACACCATTCCGCCCCAACTGGAGGTGCACAGCCCGGGTGACCAGGAACTGGAAGACCGGATCCGTTCCTACATCCGCTGGAATGCGATGGCGATGGTGGTCAAGGCCAATCGCAAAAGTACCGAGCTGGGCGGTCACATCGCCACCTTTGCCTCGGCGGCCACCCTCTACGATGTGGGGTTTAACCATTTCTGGCATGCCCCCAGCGAAACCCACGGCGGCGACCTGATCTTTTTCCAGGGCCATGCCTCACCGGGTATGTATGCCCGCGCCTTTCTTGAAGGTCGCCTGACGGAAGAACAGTTGGACAACTTCCGCCAGGAAGTGGATGGCAAGGGCCTGTCTTCGTATCCGCATCCCCATCTGATGAACGACTTCTGGCAGTTCCCCACCGTGTCCATGGGGCTGGGGCCGATCATGTCGATCTACCAGGCCCGCTTCATGAAGTACCTGCAGGACCGTGGTCTGGCCGTGACCGAGACCCGCAAGGTGTGGGCCTTCATCGGTGACGGTGAAACCGACGAGCCGGAAACCCTGGGCGCCACGTCGCTGGCCGGGCGTGAAAAGCTCGACAACCTGGTGTGGGTGGTGAACTGCAACCTGCAGCGGCTCGATGGCCCGGTGCGCGGCAACGGCAAGATCGTACAGGAGCTGGAGGCCGGTTTCCGGGGTGTGGGCTGGAACGTGATCAAGGTATTGTGGGGCAGTTACTGGGATCCCTTGCTGGCCATGGATAAGGACGGCCTGTTGCAGCAGCGTATGATGGACTGCGTGGACGGTGATCTGCAAAACTACAAATCCAAAGATGGCGCCTATGTGCGCGAGCACTTCTTTAATTCCCCCGAATTGAAGGCCATGGTGTCGAAGATGACCGATGATGACATCTGGCGTCTCAATCGAGGCGGCCACGATCCGCACAAGGTGTATGCAGCCTACCATGCAGCGGTGAATCACAAGGGACAGCCGACGGTGATTCTGGCGCAAACGGTGAAGGGCTACGGTATGGGTTCCGCCGGGGAGGGTCAGAATCGCACGCATTCGCAGAAGAAATTGCAGAACAGCGAGATGATCGATTTTCGTAATCGTTTCAATATCCCGTTGAATGACGAGGATGCGGCGGTGGGCAAGTATTATGTGCCCGAGGCAGACAGCGCCGAAATGAAATATATGAATGCGCATCGTGAGGCCCTGGGCGGATACCTGCCGGCGCGCAGCAGTGGTGCTGCACCGTTGGAAATTCCGCCGCTGTCTATTTTTGATGCGATGCTGGCCGGTAGTGGTGAAAAAGAAATGTCCACCACCATGGCCTGGGTGCGCATGTTGACTATGCTGTGCCGCGACAAAAACATCGGCAAGAATGTGGTGCCTATCGTGCCGGATGAGGCGCGCACCTTCGGCATGGAAGGCATGTTCCGCCAGTTGGGCATCTATTCATCGGTGGGCCAGTTGTACACGCCGCAGGATAAAGACGAGATCATGTTCTACAAGGAGGACAAGAGCGGCCAGATCCTTGAAGAGGGTATCAACGAGGCCGGCTCCATGTCGTCGTGGATTGCTGCGTCAACGGCCTACAGTGCCCATGGCGTCAACATGATTCCGTTCTACATCTATTACTCCATGTTCGGTTTCCAGCGTATTGGCGATCTGGCCTGGGCGGCCGGCGACATGCAGGCGCGTGGTTTCATGATCGGTGGCACCGCGGGGCGCACCACCCTGGCCGGCGAAGGCCTGCAACATCAGGATGGTCACAGCCTGATTATGTCCGGCACCATCCCCAACTGCATCAGCTATGACCCGACCTTTAGTTATGAGATGGCGATCATCATTCATGACGGCATGCGCCGCATGTTCACTGATCAGGAAAACGTGTTTTATTACATCACTGCGATGAACGAGAACTACGTGCATCCGGCCATGCCCAAGGGAGCCGAGGCAGGTATCATCAAGGGGCTGTATCTGTTCAAAAAGGGCGGCAAGAAAAAGCAGCGCGTACAACTCATGGGTTCCGGCACCATCCTGCGTGAAGTGATTGCGGCAGCCGACCTGCTGCGCGAGGACTGGGACGTGGATGCCGATATCTGGAGCGCCACCAGCTTTACCGAGCTGGCCCGCGAGGCGCGGGACTGCGATCGCTGGAACCGGCTGCATCCCACCAAAAAGGCGCGAGTGCCCTATATAACGCAGTGTCTCGAAGGGCAGTCTGGCCCGGTGATCGCCGCTACTGACTATATTCAGTTATATGCCGACAAGGTTCGCAAGTGGGTGCCGGCACGTTATGAGGTGCTGGGTACCGACGGCTTCGGTCGCAGTGATACCCGCGCCCAGTTACGCAAGCATTTCGAGGTCAGCAGTGTGTATATCGTGGTGGCTGCGCTGAAGGCGCTGGCAGATGAAGGCGCTATCGACGCCGCGACCGTGGCCAAGGCGATCAAGCAATACGCGATTGATCCGGAAAAAATCAACCCGCTGCATGCCTGA
- the aceF gene encoding dihydrolipoyllysine-residue acetyltransferase, with the protein MAKNASLKEILVPDIGDFDGVEVIEVLVKAGDTIAAEDSLISVESDKATMEIPAPEAGVVAEVKVAVGDSVSQGSLILLLEPGGEAATKAAPATQASSPAPAASEPAAARVATPAPPPAKPAAPQRVAPTAKIDEVSFARAYASPSVRKFARELGVDLGRVSGSGRKGRIIQDDVKAFVKQTLSQGMSTGGGLGVEPMPDIDFSQWGDIEIQKLGKINRLTGKFLHRNWVTVPHVTQFDQADITELDTFRKTMAAEYQDRGIKITMLAFLIKAVVSGLRELPRFNASLDASGENLILKHYYNIGIAVDTADGLVVPVVRDADCKSLVDIAAELGEISQKARDKKLKPSDMQGGCMTISSLGGIGGTQFTPIVNAPEVAILGVSRHSMTPVWNGETFEPRLMLPLSLSYDHRVVDGADGARFTGFLGTVLSDVRRLVM; encoded by the coding sequence ATGGCAAAAAACGCTTCTTTAAAAGAAATACTCGTTCCTGATATTGGTGATTTCGACGGTGTCGAGGTGATCGAGGTGCTGGTCAAGGCCGGCGATACGATTGCGGCGGAAGACTCGCTGATCTCGGTGGAGTCCGACAAGGCCACCATGGAGATTCCTGCACCCGAGGCCGGCGTAGTGGCGGAGGTGAAGGTCGCGGTGGGTGATTCGGTTTCCCAGGGCAGCCTGATCCTGTTGCTGGAGCCCGGCGGCGAGGCGGCTACCAAGGCCGCGCCGGCGACACAGGCGTCGAGTCCGGCGCCCGCCGCCAGCGAGCCGGCGGCTGCACGGGTAGCGACGCCTGCCCCGCCGCCGGCGAAACCGGCTGCGCCACAGCGGGTGGCGCCCACCGCAAAGATCGACGAGGTCAGTTTTGCCCGAGCCTATGCCAGCCCCTCGGTGCGCAAATTCGCGCGCGAGCTGGGCGTGGATCTGGGACGGGTCAGCGGCAGCGGTCGCAAGGGCCGCATCATCCAGGACGACGTCAAGGCCTTCGTGAAGCAGACCTTGAGTCAGGGCATGAGCACGGGCGGTGGGCTGGGTGTCGAGCCGATGCCCGACATCGACTTCAGTCAGTGGGGCGATATTGAGATCCAGAAGCTGGGCAAGATCAATCGACTCACCGGCAAGTTTCTGCACCGCAACTGGGTCACCGTGCCCCATGTCACCCAGTTCGATCAGGCGGATATCACAGAGCTGGATACGTTTCGCAAAACCATGGCCGCCGAGTACCAGGATCGGGGTATCAAGATCACCATGCTGGCGTTTCTGATCAAGGCCGTGGTGTCGGGGCTGCGCGAGTTGCCGCGTTTCAATGCCTCGCTGGATGCCAGCGGTGAAAACCTGATCCTGAAACACTACTACAACATCGGCATCGCGGTGGATACAGCGGATGGTCTGGTGGTGCCGGTGGTGCGCGATGCCGACTGCAAGAGTCTGGTGGATATCGCCGCGGAACTGGGTGAGATCAGCCAGAAGGCGCGCGACAAGAAACTCAAGCCATCCGATATGCAGGGTGGCTGCATGACTATTTCAAGTTTGGGTGGCATCGGCGGCACGCAATTCACGCCCATCGTCAACGCGCCGGAAGTAGCGATCCTCGGCGTCTCGCGGCACAGCATGACGCCGGTGTGGAATGGCGAGACCTTTGAGCCGCGACTGATGCTGCCACTGTCGCTGTCCTATGACCATCGGGTGGTTGATGGCGCCGATGGCGCAAGATTCACCGGCTTCCTCGGCACCGTGCTGTCCGATGTGCGTCGGTTGGTGATGTAG
- the lpdA gene encoding dihydrolipoyl dehydrogenase — MANPVEIKVPNIGDFDGVEVVEVLVNVGDRIAVEDSLISVESDKATMEIPAPQAGVVKQLLVAVGDTVAEGSPILLLEAGEATDAEPVEPAPVEPESEPESATTTTPAAAAPVADSPAAAPAAVEYQGEVDIRAQLVVLGSGPGGYTAAFRAADLGLKVVMIERYDVIGGVCLNVGCIPSKALLHTAQVINEAAEFGDIGVSFNKPEVDLDKLRAHKNGVLDKLTGGLKQLAKQRKVQLLQGYGKFTSAHTIEVVADDGSKKVVGFEHCIIAVGSRVTKLPFIPWDDPRVMDSTDALEIEEVPKRLLVVGGGIIGLEMATVYDALGSKVTVVELSAGLIPGADRDVVRPLERRIKNRYENIFLNTKVTAIKPGKKGLLCSFEGPSSGKNQAPASDTFDRVLVAIGRSPNGLLIDADKAGVAVDERGFIAVDKQQRTNVNHIFAIGDVVGQPMLAHKATHEGKVAAEVISGRKTFFDARAIPSVAYTDPEVAWMGKTEEECKAQGIAFEKGVFPWAASGRSLSIGRDEGMTKVLFDEQHRLIGAAMTGPNAGELIAEAVLALELGADITDIALTIHPHPTLSETFNFAAEVAEGTCTDIFAPKKAGK, encoded by the coding sequence ATGGCGAATCCAGTGGAAATAAAGGTGCCGAACATCGGCGATTTCGATGGCGTGGAGGTGGTTGAGGTACTGGTGAATGTCGGCGACCGTATCGCCGTCGAGGATTCGCTGATTTCCGTGGAGTCCGACAAGGCCACCATGGAGATCCCCGCGCCACAGGCTGGCGTGGTCAAGCAGCTGCTGGTGGCCGTGGGTGACACGGTGGCAGAGGGCAGCCCCATCCTGCTGCTGGAGGCGGGTGAGGCCACGGACGCGGAACCCGTGGAGCCGGCGCCTGTCGAGCCGGAATCCGAGCCGGAATCCGCGACGACGACAACGCCGGCCGCAGCCGCCCCGGTTGCGGATTCGCCGGCCGCCGCCCCGGCCGCGGTCGAGTACCAGGGCGAGGTCGATATCCGTGCCCAGCTGGTGGTGCTGGGTTCCGGCCCCGGCGGTTACACCGCCGCCTTCCGCGCCGCCGATCTCGGCCTCAAGGTGGTGATGATCGAGCGCTATGACGTTATCGGTGGCGTGTGTCTGAATGTTGGCTGCATTCCCTCCAAGGCACTGTTGCACACCGCGCAGGTGATCAACGAGGCCGCCGAGTTCGGTGACATCGGTGTCAGCTTTAACAAGCCGGAGGTCGATCTCGACAAACTGCGCGCCCACAAAAACGGCGTGCTGGACAAGCTCACCGGCGGCCTCAAACAGCTGGCCAAGCAGCGCAAGGTGCAGCTGCTGCAGGGCTACGGAAAATTCACCTCGGCCCACACCATCGAAGTGGTGGCGGATGACGGCAGCAAAAAGGTCGTGGGCTTTGAACACTGCATCATCGCGGTTGGCTCCCGTGTCACCAAGCTGCCGTTCATCCCCTGGGATGATCCGCGGGTGATGGACTCCACCGACGCGCTGGAAATCGAGGAAGTGCCGAAGCGACTACTTGTGGTTGGTGGAGGCATCATCGGTCTGGAGATGGCCACGGTATATGATGCGCTGGGCTCCAAGGTCACGGTGGTGGAGCTATCGGCGGGCCTGATTCCCGGTGCCGATCGCGACGTGGTGCGCCCCCTGGAGCGACGCATCAAGAATCGTTACGAAAATATTTTTCTCAATACCAAGGTGACGGCCATCAAGCCCGGCAAGAAAGGCCTGCTGTGTTCGTTTGAGGGCCCCTCCAGCGGCAAGAATCAGGCCCCGGCGAGCGATACCTTTGACCGGGTGCTGGTCGCCATTGGCCGCAGCCCGAATGGCCTGCTGATCGACGCCGACAAGGCCGGCGTGGCCGTCGACGAGCGGGGTTTTATCGCCGTCGACAAACAGCAGCGCACCAACGTCAATCACATCTTTGCCATCGGCGACGTAGTGGGCCAGCCGATGCTGGCGCATAAGGCGACGCATGAAGGCAAGGTGGCGGCGGAGGTGATCAGCGGCAGGAAGACCTTTTTTGATGCACGCGCCATTCCCTCCGTGGCCTACACCGACCCCGAGGTGGCGTGGATGGGCAAGACCGAAGAGGAGTGCAAGGCGCAGGGCATCGCGTTTGAAAAGGGGGTGTTCCCCTGGGCGGCCAGCGGCCGTTCCCTGTCGATCGGTCGCGACGAGGGCATGACCAAGGTCCTGTTCGATGAACAGCATCGCCTGATCGGCGCAGCGATGACCGGCCCCAATGCCGGCGAGCTGATTGCGGAGGCGGTGCTGGCGCTGGAACTGGGCGCGGACATCACCGACATTGCCTTGACCATTCACCCGCATCCGACCCTGTCGGAGACCTTTAATTTCGCGGCGGAAGTGGCCGAGGGAACCTGCACCGATATCTTTGCCCCCAAAAAGGCGGGCAAGTAG
- a CDS encoding cyclic nucleotide-binding domain-containing protein encodes MESKGTPMSDTGNLDGLELLGDGERFQETLCEMIEGVPMFSELTRAEVESLAGYLRAYEAKQGTAIFREGAKGMFMCIVLSGRVDILKQDQEHEQKKVAVVRPGKSMGEMSLLDELPYSATAVAQEDTRLLLLTRMSFLRLGEERPLLCNLVLRQIARLMSLRLRQTTGVLLDFLNVEK; translated from the coding sequence ATGGAGAGTAAAGGCACACCGATGAGCGACACCGGCAACCTGGATGGCCTGGAACTGCTCGGCGATGGTGAGCGCTTTCAGGAGACCCTCTGCGAGATGATCGAGGGGGTGCCCATGTTCAGCGAGCTGACGCGCGCGGAGGTGGAATCCCTGGCCGGCTATCTGCGCGCCTATGAGGCCAAGCAGGGTACGGCGATTTTCAGAGAGGGCGCCAAGGGCATGTTTATGTGCATCGTGCTGAGCGGTCGGGTCGACATTCTCAAACAGGACCAGGAGCACGAACAGAAGAAAGTGGCGGTGGTGCGCCCCGGAAAATCCATGGGCGAAATGTCACTGCTGGATGAACTGCCCTATTCGGCGACGGCGGTGGCGCAGGAGGATACCCGGCTGCTGCTGTTGACGCGCATGAGCTTTCTGCGTCTGGGTGAAGAGCGACCGCTGTTGTGTAATCTCGTGCTGCGACAGATCGCGCGCCTGATGAGCCTGCGCCTGCGCCAGACGACAGGTGTGTTGCTGG